One part of the Rothia sp. ZJ932 genome encodes these proteins:
- a CDS encoding Mur ligase family protein — MVCMSRPLIRLVGQGVRYASRLRGGGSAFPGLVMEKFHPGFVAEALATLPRGVVVVSGTNGKTTTTKMVVQLLESQGLKVFTNRTGSNFVRGVAAALLGEMSLTGKLDADIAVLELDEAHAVHFVKMVKPDYALLLNVLRDQLDRFGEIDTTRRMLSTVAAATTGTVVLNREDPRIHRIADDVATGTNIEYFGLSPKLRAMFPSDDEMRSGVTASEQNLPEAKVALADFAGTCSTFDIEGEEVIGEVNLYGVYNIFNAAAAMALTLEVMGADANRSALIAELAKIAPAFGRGETLNVEGQTLQLLLVKNPSGFRLSLASADAKDYATMIAINDAYADGRDVSWLWDVDFHSLENGGVDMVTGVRAYDMALRLEHDDVTVAHIDENLESALATFIKNSAGKPMRIFCTYTAMLALRKELAKITDVEEIS; from the coding sequence CTGGTGTGCATGTCTAGACCTCTTATTCGACTTGTGGGTCAGGGTGTTCGTTACGCGAGTAGGTTGCGTGGTGGAGGTTCTGCTTTCCCCGGTCTTGTGATGGAAAAATTTCACCCCGGTTTTGTAGCTGAGGCGTTGGCGACTTTGCCGCGCGGCGTTGTGGTGGTCTCGGGTACTAACGGTAAGACGACCACTACCAAAATGGTGGTGCAGTTGCTGGAGTCTCAAGGGTTGAAGGTTTTTACCAACCGTACGGGTTCTAACTTTGTGCGCGGCGTGGCGGCTGCTTTGTTGGGTGAGATGAGTCTGACCGGCAAGCTGGATGCTGATATCGCTGTTCTTGAGCTTGATGAAGCGCATGCTGTTCATTTTGTGAAGATGGTCAAGCCTGATTATGCGCTGTTGTTGAACGTTTTGCGCGATCAGTTAGATCGTTTTGGTGAGATTGACACAACCCGCCGTATGCTCTCAACCGTTGCTGCGGCAACTACTGGCACGGTGGTGCTCAACCGCGAGGATCCGCGCATTCATCGTATTGCTGATGACGTTGCCACCGGTACCAATATTGAGTATTTCGGTCTGAGCCCCAAGTTACGGGCGATGTTCCCCTCTGATGATGAGATGCGTTCGGGAGTTACTGCCAGCGAGCAGAATCTCCCCGAGGCTAAGGTCGCTCTGGCCGATTTTGCGGGCACCTGTTCAACCTTTGATATTGAGGGTGAAGAGGTCATAGGCGAGGTCAACCTCTATGGTGTGTACAACATCTTTAATGCAGCTGCGGCGATGGCGCTGACCCTCGAAGTGATGGGTGCGGACGCGAACCGTTCGGCTCTGATTGCTGAGTTGGCAAAGATTGCCCCGGCTTTTGGTCGCGGTGAGACCCTCAATGTAGAGGGGCAGACCCTGCAGTTGCTGCTGGTGAAGAATCCTTCGGGTTTCCGCCTCTCCTTGGCTTCAGCAGATGCCAAGGATTACGCCACTATGATTGCCATTAACGATGCTTACGCTGATGGTCGCGATGTTTCGTGGTTGTGGGATGTTGATTTCCACTCCCTCGAAAACGGCGGGGTTGATATGGTGACCGGTGTGCGTGCCTACGATATGGCGCTGCGCTTGGAGCACGATGACGTTACCGTTGCCCACATCGACGAGAACTTAGAATCAGCCTTGGCGACCTTTATCAAGAACTCTGCGGGTAAGCCCATGCGTATTTTCTGCACCTACACCGCCATGCTTGCCCTGCGTAAAGAGCTTGCGAAGATTACCGATGTTGAGGAGATTTCCTAA